The proteins below are encoded in one region of Paralysiella testudinis:
- the ppk2 gene encoding polyphosphate kinase 2 — MTDHQIKPFEEVQVDESAGKLDVFQKNVLDYKGPRSNEDSSVAPLPESYPYRSRMRRAVYEKEKKTLQIELLKVQSWVKDSGQKIVSLFEGRDAAGKGGTIKRYMEHLNPRGARVVALEKPTETERGQWYFQRYIDRLPTTGEMVFFDRSWYNRAGVERVMGFCEPHEYLQFMRQTPELERMLVNSGIHLFKFWFSVSREEQLRRFISRRDDPLKHWKLSPVDIQSLDRWDDYTEAKNAMFFHTHTGDAPWTIIKSDDKKRARLNCIRYFLHQLDYPGKDLKAIGPVDELIVRVPQTQFKDNFDSLAD, encoded by the coding sequence ATGACCGATCATCAAATCAAGCCCTTCGAAGAAGTTCAAGTAGACGAAAGCGCGGGCAAGCTGGATGTGTTCCAGAAAAATGTGCTCGACTACAAAGGGCCGCGTTCCAACGAAGATTCCTCAGTGGCGCCCCTGCCGGAAAGCTATCCTTACCGCAGCCGTATGCGCCGCGCCGTATACGAAAAAGAGAAAAAAACCCTGCAAATTGAGCTTTTAAAGGTGCAAAGCTGGGTGAAAGACAGCGGCCAGAAAATCGTGTCGTTGTTTGAAGGGCGCGACGCGGCAGGCAAGGGCGGCACCATCAAGCGCTATATGGAACACCTCAATCCGCGCGGTGCGCGCGTGGTGGCCTTGGAAAAGCCCACCGAAACCGAGCGCGGCCAATGGTATTTCCAGCGTTATATCGACCGCCTGCCCACCACCGGCGAAATGGTGTTTTTCGACCGCTCTTGGTACAACCGTGCCGGTGTTGAGCGGGTGATGGGCTTTTGCGAGCCGCACGAATACCTGCAATTTATGCGCCAAACCCCCGAGCTTGAGCGTATGCTGGTGAACAGCGGCATCCATTTGTTTAAATTTTGGTTTTCGGTGAGTCGCGAAGAGCAGTTGCGCCGCTTTATCTCCCGTCGCGACGACCCGCTCAAGCACTGGAAATTGTCGCCGGTGGATATTCAGTCGCTCGATCGTTGGGACGACTACACCGAAGCCAAAAATGCCATGTTCTTCCACACCCACACCGGTGATGCCCCGTGGACGATTATTAAGTCGGACGACAAAAAACGCGCCCGCCTAAACTGCATCCGCTACTTCTTGCACCAGCTTGACTACCCGGGCAAAGACCTCAAGGCCATCGGCCCCGTGGATGAATTGATTGTGCGCGTGCCGCAAACCCAGTTTAAAGACAACTTCGATTCGCTGGCCGATTGA
- the thiE gene encoding thiamine phosphate synthase yields MKNFLPLRAPLRFYAVVPSADWVARMVDAGADTVQLRNKTLFGSALRREIERSVALAADTPTQLFINDYWWEAAECGAYGVHLGQEDLDSADLVHLHSAGVRLGVSTHSVAELDRALAVGPSYVACGAVFATTTKTMPTAPQGLDNLRRYVAQAGDTPTVAIGGINLDNARAVLDTGVSSLAVVRAVTEAEDPAAVVKAFQALWPS; encoded by the coding sequence ATGAAAAATTTTTTACCGTTGCGCGCGCCGCTGCGTTTTTATGCGGTGGTGCCCAGTGCTGATTGGGTGGCGCGCATGGTGGATGCGGGTGCCGACACGGTGCAGTTGCGCAATAAAACCCTGTTCGGCTCTGCTTTGCGCCGCGAAATCGAGCGCAGCGTGGCGCTGGCGGCGGATACGCCGACCCAGTTATTTATTAACGACTACTGGTGGGAAGCGGCCGAATGCGGCGCTTACGGCGTGCATTTGGGGCAGGAAGATTTGGACAGCGCCGATTTGGTGCACTTGCACAGCGCCGGTGTGCGCCTAGGCGTGAGCACCCATTCGGTGGCCGAGCTGGATCGCGCGCTGGCGGTGGGCCCCAGCTATGTGGCTTGCGGGGCGGTGTTTGCCACCACCACCAAAACCATGCCCACTGCACCGCAAGGCTTGGATAATTTGCGCCGCTATGTGGCACAGGCGGGCGATACACCCACGGTGGCGATTGGCGGCATCAATTTAGACAATGCGCGTGCAGTGCTGGACACCGGCGTGTCGTCGCTGGCGGTGGTGCGCGCGGTGACCGAGGCGGAAGACCCGGCAGCCGTGGTAAAGGCGTTTCAGGCTTTGTGGCCATCTTGA
- a CDS encoding inorganic phosphate transporter: MASAATPATSLTRVNYAFAALLIGMVAYFIFWGMGYTNGNHPTLFVLATLFGVFMAFNIGGNDVANSFGTSVGAGTLTIPQALAVAAVFEVSGAVIAGGEVTRTIRQGIVDMDALHIEPMQFVFVMMSALLAAALWLLFATKKGWPVSTTHAIIGGIVGSSVCLGFLIGGADTGMALVKWNKIGEIAVSWVLSPVLGGLMAYVLFSQIKKHVLDYNQRIETRLKELKQEKKAHKERHKLSFDTMSEAQKIDAASAMARDAQIYADADASEDMDLESDYYKGLREIETRKSEIDTYKALHQWVPLISSVGGMMIAAMLLFKGLQNLHLGLSTLHNFLIIGMIGALIWMATFIYAKTLKRKDLAKSTFLMFSWMQVFTAAGFAFSHGANDIANAIGPFAAIMDVIRTGEIGTSAPIPPVVMITFGIALITGLWFIGKEVIQTVGTNLAEMHPASGFTAELSAASVVMLASLMGLPVSSTHILVGSVLGIGLVNRNANWALMKPIGLAWVVTLPSAAVLSVLVFLGLRAVF, from the coding sequence ATGGCTTCAGCCGCCACACCCGCCACCAGCCTTACCCGCGTTAATTATGCTTTTGCTGCCTTATTGATTGGCATGGTGGCTTATTTTATTTTTTGGGGCATGGGCTACACCAACGGTAACCACCCCACCCTGTTTGTGCTGGCCACGCTATTTGGCGTGTTTATGGCGTTTAACATCGGCGGCAACGATGTGGCCAACTCCTTTGGCACCAGCGTGGGCGCAGGCACACTCACCATTCCGCAGGCGCTGGCGGTGGCGGCGGTGTTTGAAGTATCCGGCGCGGTGATTGCCGGCGGCGAAGTCACCAGAACCATCCGCCAAGGCATTGTGGACATGGACGCGCTGCACATTGAGCCGATGCAGTTTGTGTTTGTGATGATGTCGGCCTTGCTGGCCGCCGCGCTGTGGCTGCTGTTTGCCACCAAAAAAGGCTGGCCGGTGTCGACCACCCACGCCATTATCGGCGGCATTGTGGGCAGCTCGGTGTGCTTGGGCTTCTTGATTGGCGGCGCCGATACCGGCATGGCTTTGGTGAAATGGAACAAAATCGGCGAAATCGCCGTGTCGTGGGTGTTGTCGCCGGTATTGGGCGGGCTGATGGCCTATGTGCTGTTCAGCCAAATCAAAAAACACGTGCTCGACTACAACCAGCGCATTGAAACACGCCTGAAAGAGCTTAAACAAGAGAAAAAAGCGCATAAAGAGCGCCACAAATTGTCGTTCGACACCATGAGCGAGGCACAGAAAATCGACGCCGCCTCCGCCATGGCGCGCGACGCCCAGATTTACGCCGATGCCGACGCCAGCGAAGACATGGATTTGGAATCGGATTATTACAAAGGCTTGCGCGAAATCGAAACCCGCAAAAGCGAAATCGACACCTACAAAGCGCTGCACCAATGGGTGCCGCTGATTTCCTCGGTGGGCGGGATGATGATAGCGGCAATGCTGCTGTTCAAAGGGCTGCAAAACCTGCACTTGGGCTTAAGCACGCTGCATAATTTTTTGATTATCGGCATGATTGGCGCACTGATTTGGATGGCCACTTTCATCTATGCCAAAACCCTGAAGCGTAAAGATTTGGCCAAATCCACCTTTTTGATGTTCAGCTGGATGCAGGTGTTTACCGCTGCCGGTTTCGCCTTCAGCCACGGTGCCAACGACATTGCCAACGCCATCGGCCCCTTTGCGGCGATTATGGATGTAATCCGCACCGGCGAAATCGGCACCAGCGCGCCAATTCCGCCAGTGGTGATGATTACGTTTGGCATTGCCTTGATTACCGGCTTGTGGTTTATCGGCAAAGAAGTGATTCAAACCGTGGGCACCAACCTGGCCGAAATGCACCCCGCTTCCGGCTTTACCGCCGAGCTTTCCGCCGCCAGCGTGGTGATGCTGGCCTCGCTGATGGGCTTGCCGGTGTCGAGCACGCATATTCTGGTGGGCTCGGTATTGGGCATCGGCTTGGTAAACCGCAACGCCAACTGGGCGCTGATGAAGCCCATTGGCCTGGCTTGGGTGGTTACCCTGCCCTCGGCAGCGGTGTTGTCGGTATTGGTGTTTTTGGGACTGCGCGCGGTATTTTGA
- the xth gene encoding exodeoxyribonuclease III, with amino-acid sequence MKIATWNVNSLNVRLPHVLDWLAQHQPDVLVLQELKLDQDKFPHAEIEAAGYQAAWNGQKTYNGVAILSQHAITDVVCDMPDFADEQKRVIAASISGIRIVNVYCVNGEAVGSDKYAYKQRWFAALRDYMHGVVAKHPQTVLLGDFNIAPADLDVYDPEKWHEKILCSTPERQWFGQLLDLGLTDSLRHLDAESPSYTWWDYRMNMFRRKLGLRIDHILVSAPLLARLHSVSVDTIARGQERPSDHAPVCAVFNPA; translated from the coding sequence ATGAAAATCGCCACTTGGAATGTAAACTCGCTTAATGTGCGCCTGCCGCACGTGCTCGACTGGCTGGCACAGCACCAGCCCGATGTATTGGTGTTGCAGGAATTAAAGCTGGACCAAGACAAATTTCCGCACGCAGAAATTGAAGCGGCCGGCTACCAAGCGGCGTGGAACGGCCAAAAAACCTATAACGGCGTGGCCATTTTAAGCCAGCACGCCATCACCGATGTGGTTTGCGATATGCCCGATTTTGCCGACGAGCAAAAACGCGTGATTGCCGCCAGCATCAGCGGCATACGCATTGTGAATGTGTATTGTGTTAACGGCGAAGCGGTGGGCAGCGACAAATACGCCTACAAACAACGCTGGTTTGCCGCCTTGCGCGATTATATGCACGGCGTGGTGGCCAAACATCCGCAAACCGTGCTGTTGGGTGACTTCAACATCGCCCCGGCGGATTTAGACGTCTACGACCCCGAAAAATGGCATGAAAAAATCCTCTGCTCCACGCCGGAGCGGCAATGGTTCGGCCAATTGCTGGATTTGGGGCTTACCGACAGCCTGCGCCATCTGGATGCAGAGTCGCCCAGCTACACCTGGTGGGACTACCGCATGAATATGTTCCGCCGCAAGCTGGGGCTGCGCATCGACCATATTTTGGTGAGCGCCCCGCTGCTGGCGCGGCTGCACAGCGTGAGCGTGGACACCATCGCCCGCGGCCAAGAGCGCCCCAGCGACCACGCACCGGTGTGCGCCGTGTTCAACCCCGCTTAA
- a CDS encoding anhydro-N-acetylmuramic acid kinase: protein MANTLFIGLMSGTSMDGVDAVLAAFHGSQWQGARAHAFVPYSGSLKAELLALQDSHTDELHRSALLAQQLAKLNAQAVAAVLAQAHTDAAQIGAIGCHGQTIRHAPQHGYSLQLMDYALLAELSGITTVGDFRSRDLAAGGQGAPLTPAFHQAVFAHPQHSRVVLNLGGIANISVLPRTGAAFGFDTGPANMLMDAWVQQHWQQPYDADGRLAAQGQVLPDLLQQLLAHDYFRQPYPKSTGRDLFSLAWLHDYLNGDETPADVLRTLLALTAYSVADAIAAAAADASDVYACGGGTANALLMQQLADLLAKRETRLHTTAALQLPPQQVEAAAFAWLAACWHHRTPVAVHHATGAHGARILGAGYWA, encoded by the coding sequence ATGGCAAACACCTTGTTTATCGGCCTGATGTCCGGCACCAGCATGGACGGCGTCGACGCCGTGTTGGCGGCATTTCACGGCAGCCAATGGCAAGGCGCGCGGGCGCATGCGTTTGTGCCTTATTCAGGCAGCCTAAAAGCCGAATTGCTGGCACTGCAAGACAGCCACACCGACGAACTGCACCGCAGCGCCCTGTTGGCGCAACAACTGGCCAAGCTCAACGCCCAAGCCGTGGCCGCGGTATTGGCGCAGGCACACACCGATGCAGCGCAGATTGGCGCCATCGGCTGCCACGGCCAAACCATCCGCCATGCACCGCAACACGGCTATAGCCTGCAATTGATGGACTACGCCTTATTGGCCGAATTAAGCGGCATCACCACCGTGGGCGATTTTCGCAGCCGCGATTTGGCCGCCGGCGGCCAAGGCGCTCCGCTCACCCCCGCCTTCCATCAGGCCGTGTTCGCCCATCCGCAACACAGCCGCGTGGTGCTGAATTTGGGCGGCATTGCCAACATCAGCGTATTGCCGCGCACAGGTGCCGCCTTTGGTTTTGACACCGGCCCCGCCAATATGTTGATGGACGCCTGGGTGCAACAACACTGGCAACAGCCCTACGACGCCGATGGCCGCTTGGCCGCCCAAGGCCAAGTATTGCCCGATTTGCTGCAACAGCTATTGGCGCACGATTATTTCAGGCAGCCTTATCCCAAAAGCACCGGCCGCGATTTGTTTTCTTTGGCCTGGCTGCACGATTATTTAAACGGCGATGAAACTCCCGCCGATGTATTGCGCACCTTGCTGGCCCTCACCGCCTACAGCGTGGCCGATGCCATTGCAGCGGCCGCAGCGGATGCCAGCGATGTTTACGCCTGCGGCGGCGGCACCGCCAACGCCTTACTGATGCAGCAACTGGCCGACTTACTGGCCAAACGCGAAACCCGCCTGCACACCACCGCCGCCTTGCAACTGCCGCCGCAGCAAGTGGAAGCTGCCGCCTTCGCCTGGCTCGCCGCCTGCTGGCACCACCGCACCCCGGTGGCCGTACACCACGCCACCGGCGCGCACGGCGCACGGATATTGGGCGCAGGCTATTGGGCTTGA
- a CDS encoding YbaK/EbsC family protein — protein sequence MTTPTNLAATTLSDSVQKVHAFLQQSGVPCQFKPLADSTRTAQMAADVLGCSAAEIASSLIFENRDSGALVLIVASGGHRVDVDHVSAQLNMPLQLARGRDIKRHTGFAIGGVPPVAHAQPLPVFLDTALRRFSTVWAAAGSPFAVFGISPAHLAQLTGGQWLAVNAAETPENDNG from the coding sequence ATGACAACGCCCACGAACTTGGCCGCCACCACCCTGTCCGACAGCGTGCAAAAAGTGCATGCCTTCTTGCAACAAAGCGGCGTACCTTGCCAATTCAAACCGCTGGCCGACAGCACCCGCACCGCGCAAATGGCCGCCGATGTGCTGGGTTGCAGCGCTGCCGAAATCGCCAGCTCGCTGATATTTGAAAACCGCGACAGCGGCGCCTTGGTGCTGATTGTGGCTTCCGGCGGCCACCGCGTGGATGTGGACCATGTTTCGGCACAATTGAACATGCCTTTGCAATTAGCACGTGGCCGCGACATCAAGCGCCACACCGGCTTTGCCATTGGCGGCGTGCCGCCGGTGGCGCATGCGCAGCCGCTGCCGGTATTCCTCGACACCGCCTTGCGCCGCTTTAGCACCGTGTGGGCGGCGGCCGGATCACCGTTTGCGGTATTCGGCATCAGCCCGGCGCATTTGGCACAGCTTACCGGCGGCCAATGGCTGGCGGTAAACGCCGCCGAGACGCCGGAAAACGACAATGGATAA
- a CDS encoding DNA translocase FtsK, which translates to MAEPKKKTAATPPRKPRGVVKNDQRRAPHLMNLINDGFWLLALMLSAYVALTLASFTMDDPAWSRSIEHERAPHNLGGVFGAYLADIGYYIFGLSVWWWLAAAAVWLYHSFRPRTRAEDADNKPYHLGWAAAGLALLLLCSPLLEALLWPQQLNHSLPVGAGGLIGQLLASGISHILGLSGSLLLILVLMVLGVSLLLQVSWLTLIEKAGAQVEWLWFKLIRKPHRYIRELPQAKASRRMVKQARAITAAEVEPVAGSSSNRKAVPVRTQAEPAVQRDLFDANADTDATPTGDNAAEPGLIRLPELALLSTPPTTTAEVNPEQLQLTAERIEAKLKEFGVAVEVTSATAGPVITRYEIEPAQGVKGSQIVNLSKDLARSLSLQSVRVVETIAGKSSMGIELPNDTRQNVMLAEILNAQVFQQAASTLTVALGKDIAGAPVVADLAKMPHLLVAGTTGSGKSVGVNGMIVSLLYRAQPDEVRFIMVDPKMLELSVYEGIPHLLAPVVTDMKEAAQALNWCVAEMEKRYRLLAHVGVRNIGGFNDKVLAAKQDGKPLVNPFSLNPDQPEPLEKLPFIVVVIDELADLMMVEGKKVEQQIARLAQKARAAGIHLILATQRPSVDVITGLIKANIPTRLSFQVSSKIDSRTILDQMGAESLLGKGDMLFLPPGHAEPTRLHGAFVADEEVHRIVAYIKRQAPPQYIDGLLSGEAALETGNLVSPNADSDEMFDQAVAFVLDTRKTSISSLQRHLRIGYNRAANLMEALETAGIVSPAELGGSRRILAHKDNV; encoded by the coding sequence ATGGCCGAACCGAAGAAAAAAACCGCTGCCACGCCGCCGAGAAAACCGCGCGGGGTGGTAAAAAACGACCAGCGCCGCGCCCCGCATTTGATGAATTTAATCAACGACGGCTTTTGGCTGCTGGCCTTGATGCTCTCCGCCTATGTAGCGCTCACGCTGGCCAGCTTCACCATGGACGACCCGGCGTGGTCGCGCAGCATCGAGCATGAGCGCGCACCGCACAATTTGGGCGGCGTATTCGGCGCTTATCTGGCCGACATCGGCTACTATATTTTCGGCCTCTCCGTGTGGTGGTGGCTGGCCGCCGCGGCCGTGTGGCTTTATCACAGCTTCCGCCCGCGCACCCGCGCCGAAGACGCCGACAACAAACCCTACCATTTGGGCTGGGCTGCCGCCGGGCTGGCACTGTTGTTGCTGTGTAGCCCGCTGCTGGAAGCCCTGCTGTGGCCGCAACAGCTCAACCACAGCCTGCCGGTGGGCGCAGGCGGCTTAATCGGCCAACTATTGGCCAGCGGCATCAGCCATATTTTGGGGCTTTCAGGCAGCCTATTGCTGATTTTGGTGCTGATGGTGCTGGGCGTGTCGCTGTTGCTGCAAGTGTCGTGGCTCACCTTGATTGAAAAAGCCGGGGCGCAAGTGGAATGGCTGTGGTTTAAATTGATCCGCAAACCGCACCGCTACATCCGCGAGCTGCCGCAAGCCAAAGCCAGCCGCCGCATGGTAAAACAGGCGCGCGCCATCACCGCCGCCGAGGTAGAGCCGGTGGCGGGCAGCAGCAGCAACCGCAAAGCGGTGCCGGTGCGCACCCAAGCCGAGCCGGCGGTGCAACGCGATTTATTCGATGCCAATGCCGATACCGATGCAACACCCACGGGCGACAACGCCGCTGAGCCGGGCTTAATCCGCCTGCCCGAATTGGCTTTGCTGTCCACCCCGCCCACCACCACCGCCGAAGTCAACCCGGAGCAGTTGCAGCTTACCGCCGAGCGTATTGAGGCCAAATTAAAAGAATTCGGCGTGGCGGTGGAAGTCACCAGCGCCACCGCGGGGCCGGTGATTACCCGCTACGAAATCGAGCCGGCGCAAGGGGTTAAAGGCAGCCAGATTGTGAACCTGAGCAAGGATTTGGCGCGTTCTTTGTCTTTGCAAAGCGTGCGCGTAGTGGAAACCATTGCCGGCAAGTCCAGCATGGGCATCGAGCTGCCCAACGACACGCGCCAAAACGTGATGTTGGCCGAAATCCTCAATGCGCAAGTATTCCAACAAGCCGCCTCCACCCTCACCGTGGCGCTGGGCAAAGACATTGCCGGGGCGCCGGTGGTGGCCGATTTGGCCAAAATGCCGCATTTATTGGTGGCGGGTACCACCGGCTCGGGCAAATCGGTGGGCGTGAACGGCATGATTGTGTCGCTGCTTTACCGCGCCCAGCCCGACGAAGTGCGCTTTATTATGGTGGACCCGAAAATGCTGGAATTGTCGGTGTATGAGGGCATTCCCCATCTGCTCGCGCCGGTGGTTACCGACATGAAAGAAGCCGCGCAGGCGCTGAATTGGTGTGTAGCGGAAATGGAAAAACGCTACCGCCTGCTGGCGCATGTGGGCGTGCGCAACATCGGCGGTTTTAACGACAAAGTGCTGGCCGCCAAACAAGACGGCAAGCCTCTGGTCAACCCCTTCAGCCTCAATCCCGACCAACCCGAGCCGCTGGAAAAACTGCCGTTTATCGTGGTGGTGATTGATGAATTGGCCGATTTGATGATGGTGGAAGGCAAAAAAGTGGAGCAGCAAATTGCACGGCTGGCGCAAAAAGCGCGTGCGGCCGGCATCCATCTGATTTTGGCCACCCAGCGCCCCAGCGTGGATGTGATTACCGGGCTGATTAAGGCCAATATCCCCACCCGCTTGTCGTTTCAAGTGTCGAGCAAAATCGACAGTCGCACCATTTTGGATCAAATGGGTGCCGAAAGCCTGCTGGGCAAAGGCGATATGCTGTTTCTGCCGCCCGGCCACGCCGAGCCCACCCGCCTGCACGGCGCCTTTGTGGCAGACGAAGAAGTACACCGCATTGTGGCCTACATCAAACGCCAAGCGCCGCCGCAATACATCGACGGCCTGCTCTCCGGCGAAGCGGCACTGGAAACCGGCAATCTGGTGAGCCCCAATGCCGACAGCGACGAAATGTTCGACCAAGCCGTGGCCTTTGTGCTCGACACCCGCAAAACCTCGATTTCATCGCTGCAACGCCATTTGCGCATCGGCTACAACCGCGCCGCCAACCTAATGGAAGCGCTGGAAACCGCCGGCATCGTTTCCCCCGCCGAATTGGGCGGCAGCCGCCGCATATTGGCGCATAAAGACAATGTGTAA
- the hemH gene encoding ferrochelatase codes for MTHYFLAEPPASPAKTGVLLINLGTPAAPTAAAVKPYLREFLSDQRVVELPRWLWQTVLRGIILPFRSGKSAHGYQKIWQSEGSPLYVYTERSALALEQHLRKAMADAPLVAFAMTYGAPSVADTIARLKQQGVSRLLVLPLYPQYAASAGGAALDKVWQVLLQQRNQMSVRSISRYYDHPGYIQALAGKIEQHWQQHGRGDKLMLSFHGIPQAQHNAGDPYPQECRQTAVLLAQQLKLAESDYIVAFQSQFGKAKWIGPSTQDLLVSLPKNGVKKLDVVCPGFAADCLETLEEIALQGREDFYAAGGTQYQYIPCLNDDSAWIEALAALVQTHLHGWG; via the coding sequence ATGACCCACTATTTCCTTGCCGAACCGCCCGCCAGCCCCGCCAAAACCGGCGTTTTGCTGATTAACCTCGGCACCCCCGCCGCACCCACCGCCGCTGCCGTAAAGCCTTATTTGCGCGAATTTTTGTCCGACCAGCGCGTGGTCGAGCTGCCGCGCTGGCTGTGGCAAACCGTATTGCGCGGCATCATCCTGCCGTTTCGCAGCGGCAAAAGCGCACACGGCTACCAAAAAATTTGGCAAAGCGAAGGCTCGCCGCTTTATGTCTACACCGAGCGCAGCGCTCTGGCCTTGGAACAACATCTGCGCAAGGCCATGGCCGATGCCCCGCTGGTGGCTTTTGCCATGACCTACGGCGCGCCTTCCGTGGCCGACACCATTGCCCGCCTAAAGCAGCAAGGCGTGAGCCGCCTGCTGGTGCTGCCGCTGTATCCGCAATACGCCGCTTCCGCCGGCGGAGCCGCACTGGACAAGGTATGGCAGGTATTGCTGCAACAGCGTAACCAAATGAGCGTGCGCAGCATCAGCCGCTACTATGACCACCCTGGCTATATCCAAGCACTGGCTGGCAAAATTGAACAGCACTGGCAACAACATGGCCGTGGCGATAAGCTGATGCTCAGCTTTCACGGCATCCCGCAAGCGCAACACAACGCGGGCGACCCCTATCCGCAAGAATGTCGCCAAACCGCCGTGCTGCTGGCGCAGCAACTCAAACTGGCCGAAAGCGATTACATCGTGGCCTTTCAAAGCCAATTCGGCAAAGCCAAATGGATAGGCCCCAGCACGCAAGACTTGCTGGTATCGCTGCCCAAAAACGGCGTTAAAAAACTGGACGTGGTCTGCCCCGGCTTTGCTGCCGATTGTTTGGAAACTTTGGAAGAAATCGCCTTGCAAGGGCGCGAAGATTTTTACGCCGCCGGCGGCACCCAATACCAATACATCCCCTGCCTCAACGACGACAGCGCCTGGATAGAGGCCTTAGCGGCACTGGTGCAAACGCATTTGCACGGCTGGGGATAA
- a CDS encoding MFS transporter, with protein MSRHPSSWLIIVCAAAVLMVTMGARQSMGLFVQPMQYGTGLTITAISFALAVAQLMWGVAQPIAGAVADRYGARPVLLAGIVVLAIGCLMTPWLQSGWGLVFTLGILSAVGSGAGSFSVLMGVAANKLPPQSRGMASGVINAGGSFGQFVFAPVLQRLITAFGWMGAMYSLALMCLAALPFALRLTRRETAAAPSTASASPVAEQSLKQAVKQAFADRSYWLLHLGFFTCGFHIAFLVTHLPGEVALCGLPQSVAAWSLAIIGIANVAGSLFIGAMVSRYRSKYLLFWMYGSRALLIAVYLMLPRTDLTFYLFAAGLGFTWLATVPPTAAIVGKLFGVRYLATLFGFTLLSHQIGGFLGAYLGGVTISRFGDFGWMWYADMALAVLAALVNLPIREPKI; from the coding sequence ATGAGCCGCCACCCTTCCAGCTGGTTGATTATTGTCTGCGCCGCCGCCGTGCTGATGGTGACCATGGGCGCACGCCAATCCATGGGGCTGTTTGTGCAGCCGATGCAGTACGGCACCGGGCTCACCATCACCGCCATCAGCTTTGCGCTGGCTGTGGCGCAATTGATGTGGGGCGTGGCGCAGCCGATTGCCGGGGCGGTGGCCGATCGCTACGGTGCGCGGCCGGTGTTACTGGCGGGTATTGTGGTGTTGGCCATCGGCTGTCTGATGACACCGTGGCTACAAAGCGGCTGGGGCTTGGTGTTCACCTTGGGCATACTCAGCGCCGTGGGTTCGGGTGCGGGTAGTTTTTCGGTGCTGATGGGGGTGGCCGCCAATAAATTGCCGCCGCAATCGCGCGGCATGGCTTCCGGGGTGATTAATGCGGGCGGCTCTTTTGGCCAGTTTGTGTTTGCGCCGGTGCTGCAACGGCTGATTACGGCGTTTGGCTGGATGGGAGCGATGTATTCATTGGCACTGATGTGTTTGGCGGCACTGCCGTTTGCACTGCGCCTAACCCGCCGTGAAACCGCCGCCGCACCCAGCACTGCTTCCGCCAGCCCGGTGGCCGAGCAAAGCCTGAAGCAAGCGGTAAAGCAAGCCTTTGCCGACCGCAGCTACTGGCTGCTGCACTTGGGCTTTTTCACCTGCGGCTTTCATATTGCCTTTTTGGTCACCCACCTGCCCGGCGAAGTGGCCTTGTGCGGGCTGCCGCAATCGGTGGCGGCGTGGTCGCTGGCGATTATCGGCATTGCCAATGTGGCGGGCAGCCTGTTTATCGGCGCCATGGTGTCGCGCTATCGCAGCAAATACCTGCTGTTTTGGATGTACGGCTCGCGCGCGCTGCTGATTGCGGTGTATTTGATGCTGCCGCGCACCGACCTCACCTTTTATCTGTTTGCCGCCGGGCTGGGCTTTACTTGGCTGGCCACGGTGCCGCCCACCGCCGCCATTGTGGGCAAGCTGTTTGGCGTGCGCTATCTGGCCACCTTATTCGGCTTTACCTTGCTATCGCACCAAATCGGCGGCTTTTTGGGCGCTTATTTGGGCGGCGTTACCATCAGCCGTTTTGGCGATTTCGGCTGGATGTGGTATGCCGATATGGCGCTGGCGGTGCTGGCGGCATTGGTAAACCTGCCGATACGCGAGCCCAAAATATAG